From Thunnus albacares chromosome 22, fThuAlb1.1, whole genome shotgun sequence, the proteins below share one genomic window:
- the zgc:194930 gene encoding uncharacterized protein zgc:194930: protein MGCQCCRMIKSYIYDPSVAVDVRKTDSAGSSLYQPHYLSGGAPGNDPLSSHNKQKHGFHNLGYSKSSDSTLKLEVDNNHVNHSLHAAPSPMREHHQGSTPPAEVYIIQPDVLGPRWMMQDKSPSPVPVYPNIDEYANQRSYSKRGHRATENGWDSSITECGTGNESLSADEIDEGVGGTPEYPCDTGDEGSVLSVDIHTSTTSLSSADTRDDHRPPKTPDLSTIESGISVTKSEDEDEEDEEVQSVTDSMVAEALAALEAATAGEDFE, encoded by the coding sequence CTACATCTACGACCCCTCCGTGGCAGTGGATGTGAGGAAGACCGACTCTGCAGGCAGCTCGCTCTACCAGCCCCACTACCTCTCAGGCGGGGCCCCCGGCAACGACCCGCTCAGCAGCCACAACAAGCAGAAGCATGGCTTCCACAACCTGGGCTACAGCAAGTCCAGCGACAGCACCCTCAAACTAGAGGTGGACAACAACCACGTCAACCACAGTCTGCACGCCGCACCTTCACCTATGAGGGAGCACCACCAAGGCAGCACTCCACCTGCAGAGGTGTACATCATCCAGCCAGATGTTCTGGGGCCACGATGGATGATGCAGGATAAAAGCCCAAGCCCGGTGCCGGTTTACCCCAACATAGACGAGTATGCCAACCAGAGAAGCTACAGCAAACGGGGACACCGAGCGACAGAGAACGGGTGGGACAGCTCCATCACCGAGTGTGGGACCGGCAACGAAAGCCTGTCAGCAGACGAGATAGACGAGGGCGTAGGAGGGACACCGGAGTACCCGTGCGACACCGGAGACGAGGGGAGCGTCCTGTCGGTGGACATCCACACCAGCACCACTAGCCTGTCCTCAGCCGACACCAGAGACGACCACAGACCGCCAAAGACTCCGGACCTTTCCACCATTGAGAGCGGGATCTCTGTGACAAAGAGCGAGGACGAGGacgaggaggacgaggaggtgCAGAGCGTCACGGACTCGATGGTGGCGGAGGCCCTTGCCGCTCTGGAGGCCGCAACCGCCGGGGAGGACTTTGAGTGA